From Vigna unguiculata cultivar IT97K-499-35 chromosome 5, ASM411807v1, whole genome shotgun sequence, the proteins below share one genomic window:
- the LOC114185993 gene encoding golgin subfamily A member 1-like: protein MQMKNTAFKRTPWGMVEPSFYRAPSKVVSIPVHFVGSERSREASATEIQRALRGFLVRKTLKKIEAMRVELARIESEIRVEEVKREAKERVRVIETIMNLLLKLDSVRVLHYSGLRECRKSVIRKAIALQEMLDQMEEKEDECAMEEVEEVEEGNCLVKEEEEEDLRNEEEDNEGLRNEEVQEKESVEKSLLMEKMVEDNQKMIEMMAQLFQRNEVHTALITSLTQRVEQLERALACERLRRKKKRKTDRKIKQTHLRNCFI, encoded by the coding sequence ATGCAGATGAAGAACACAGCTTTCAAGAGAACTCCCTGGGGCATGGTTGAGCCAAGCTTTTACAGAGCACCCTCTAAGGTGGTTTCCATTCCGGTTCACTTCGTGGGTTCAGAGCGCAGCAGAGAGGCGTCTGCAACAGAGATTCAACGGGCGTTGAGAGGGTTTCTGGTGAGGAAAACTTTGAAGAAGATCGAGGCCATGAGGGTGGAGTTGGCACGGATCGAGAGCGAGATTCGAGTCGAAGAGGTGAAGAGGGAAGCGAAGGAGAGGGTGAGGGTGATCGAGACCATCATGAACTTGCTTCTGAAGTTGGATTCGGTTCGGGTATTGCACTACTCTGGCCTGAGGGAGTGCAGAAAGTCTGTTATCAGAAAAGCCATTGCCCTTCAGGAAATGCTTGATCAAATGGAAGAGAAGGAGGATGAATGTGCCATGGAAGAAGTTGAAGAAGTGGAAGAAGGGAATTGTTtggtgaaagaagaagaagaagaagatttgaGGAATGAGGAAGAGGATAATGAAGGTTTGAGGAATGAGGAGGTGCAAGAGAAGGAGAGTGTGGAGAAGAGTTTGTTGATGGAGAAGATGGTGGAAGATAATCAGAAGATGATAGAGATGATGGCACAACTGTTTCAGAGGAATGAGGTGCACACTGCACTAATCACCTCTCTCACACAGAGGGTGGAGCAGCTTGAGAGAGCCTTGGCTTGTGAGAGgttgagaaggaagaaaaagagaaagactgatagaaaaattaaacaaactcATCTCAGAAATTGCTTCATCTga
- the LOC114185998 gene encoding BAG family molecular chaperone regulator 5, mitochondrial-like has translation MMQMKNSHPFYRTHQSTGEPGYYRVPSKVVSIPVHFVGSERSRTESAIKIQRMLRGFLVRNAMKKIGAMRVELERIESGIRVEVLRREEKERVRVIETIMNLLLRLDSVRVLHYSGLRECRKSVIKKAIAVQEMLDEMSVLGSEDCLVKEEECNAMDEEGKEGEITCEEQKEEEKIEVLRNEEVEGKEDDEEGKSLVKGDCETEEGDEKKKKKKEMLLEKLVEDNQKMMEMMTQLFQRNETETTLLNSLSQRVEQIERAFVSEKLRSKKKKSKAKQTRPKNGFH, from the coding sequence ATGATGCAGATGAAGAACAGCCATCCTTTTTACAGAACCCATCAGAGCACGGGCGAGCCTGGTTACTACAGAGTACCCTCTAAGGTGGTTTCCATTCCGGTTCACTTTGTGGGTTCAGAGCGCAGCAGAACCGAGTCTGCGATAAAGATTCAGAGGATGTTGAGAGGGTTCCTTGTGAGGAACGCGATGAAGAAGATCGGTGCCATGAGGGTGGAGTTGGAGCGGATCGAGAGCGGGATTCGAGTGGAAGTGTTGAGGAGGGAAGAAAAGGAGAGGGTGAGGGTGATCGAGACCATCATGAACTTGCTTCTGAGGCTGGATTCTGTTCGGGTGTTGCACTACTCTGGCCTCAGGGAGTGCAGAAAGTCTGTCATAAAAAAAGCTATTGCCGTTCAAGAAATGCTCGATGAAATGTCCGTTCTGGGTTCAGAGGATTGTTTGGTGAAGGAAGAGGAatgtaatgcaatggatgaaGAGGGAAAGGAGGGTGAAATTACGTGTGAGgagcaaaaggaagaagagaagattGAAGTTTTGAGGAATGAGGAGGTGGAAGGGAAGGAAGATGATGAAGAAGGAAAGAGTTTGGTGAAAGGGGATTGTGAAACAGAGGAAGGtgatgagaagaagaagaagaagaaggagatgtTGTTGGAGAAGCTTGTGGAAGATAACCAGAAGATGATGGAGATGATGACGCAGCTTTTTCAGAGGAATGAAACAGAGACTACACTTCTCAACTCTCTCTCGCAAAGGGTGGAGCAGATTGAGAGAGCATTTGTGAGTGAGAAGTTGAGgagcaagaagaagaagagcaaAGCTAAGCAAACTCGCCCTAAAAATGGCTTCCACTGA